A portion of the Tachysurus vachellii isolate PV-2020 chromosome 14, HZAU_Pvac_v1, whole genome shotgun sequence genome contains these proteins:
- the prc1a gene encoding protein regulator of cytokinesis 1a isoform X2: protein MRKSELHAAESVACLNKALDHLKDIWEEIGIPEDQRMQRTDAVKMHIKNLLDMMIAEEEGLKKRLLNSIESCRKELDGLCQELQLSPYEEDDGLSMLQLEKEIRTRLKVMMKQKNQRMSELKSLIQQDRELCDILCENPNPIDADRVPSAQQLHDYQQHIASRNQEKERRYAEFVSLKRQIITAMEDLEQMPDTSFERDVVCEEEEAFCLSLENITALNVLLSQLENRKAEIEAACVSYRDRITELWERLQIPQEERDSMAEHMKFSKKRNMDALHAEVECLEELKMKNIQNVIESIRAEIEILWEKCFYSLDQRQALTAYYSDNFTEELLTVHEQELQWLKQNYEHHRELYLGVASWQSNWILYQELEKKARDPSRFHNRGGNLLREEKQRADLQKSLPKLEKSLKSQIEQWEAESGSDFRVNGQHFMQYVEEQWNLHQLEKEKEKLERQMKKSKQTEEDMLYGTALKTPTKRRLAGTPTPGKSRKLNSTTSMVSSTPNTTLRSIGQSPSMRPPLSASRIGLGLRTPTRTRTPRGLERNKENISQLSGALRTMTSSPYRNCSINSVASSYTEFARELSQATKSSYKAGILNSTITR from the exons ATGAGGAAAAG tgAGTTGCATGCTGCTGAGTCGGTGGCTTGTCTGAATAAAGCCCTGGATCACCTCAAGGACATCTGGGAGGAGATCGGCATTCCAGAGGACCAGAGAATGCAGCGTACTGATGCGGTCAAAATGCACATCAAG AACCTTCTGGACATGATGATAGCAGAGGAGGAGGGCCTGAAAAAGAGGTTGCTGAACAGCATCGAGTCATGTCGGAAGGAGCTGGATGGTTTGTGCCAAGAGCTTCAACTCTCTCCATACGAG GAGGACGATGGCCTGAGCATGCTTCAGCTGGAGAAGGAGATTCGCACAAGGTTGAAGGTGATGATGAAGCAGAAGAACCAACGCATGAGCGAGCTGAAGAGTCTGATCCAGCAGGACCGTGAGCTTTGCGACATCCTGTGCGAAAACCCGAACCCCATCGACGCAGACCGCGTTCCGTCTGCCCAGCAGCTGCATGACTACCAGCAGCACATCGCCAGCCGCAACCAGGAGAAG GAGCGCCGCTATGCCGAGTTCGTGTCCCTCAAGCGCCAGATAATCACAGCCATGGAGGACCTTGAGCAGATGCCTGACACTAGCTTCGAAAGAGACGTGGTGtgcgaggaggaggaggcgttCTGCCTCTCGCTAGAAAACATCACCGCTCTGAATGTACTACTGAGCCAG TTGGAGAATCGGAAAGCAGAGATTGAGGCAGCGTGCGTGTCGTACCGTGACCGTATCACAGAGCTGTGGGAGAGACTACAGATCCCCCAGGAAGAGAGAGACTCCATGGCTGAACACATGAAATTCAGCAAAAAGAGGAACATGGATGCT CTGCACGCTGAGGTTGAATGCCTGGAGGAGCTGAAGATGAAGAACATCCAGAATGTCATCGAGTCCATCAGAGCTGAAATCGAGATCCTCTGGGAGAAATGCTTTTACAGCCTGGACCAGAGACAAGCCTTGACTGCATATTACTCCG aTAATTTCACTGAGGAGCTTCTGACTGTTCATGAGCAAGAATTGCAGTGGCTAAAGCAGAATTATGAGCATCACCGAGAGCTTTATCTTGGGGTGGCAAGCTGGCAGAGTAACTGGATTCTCTACCAGGAACTGGAG AAAAAGGCCAGGGATCCATCTCGCTTTCACAACAGAGGCGGCAACCTGCTACGGGAGGAGAAACAAAGAGCAGATCTTCAGAAAAGTCTGCCCAAG CTGGAGAAAAGTCTGAAGAGCCAGATTGAGCAGTGGGAGGCGGAGAGCGGCTCGGACTTCCGGGTCAACGGGCAGCACTTCATGCAGTATGTGGAGGAACAGTGGAATCTTCACCAactggagaaagagaaggagaaacttGAGAGG caaatgaaaAAGAGCAAGCAGACCGAGGAGGACATGCTGTACGGTACAGCGCTCAAAACCCCCACCAAGAGAAGACTAGCAGGAACGCCTACACCTGGGAAATCTCGCAAG CTGAATTCTACCACCAGTATGGTTAGCTCTACGCCCAACACCACCTTGCGCTCCATTGGTCAGTCTCCATCCATGAGACCACCCCTCTCAGCCAGCAGG ATCGGTTTAGGTTTGCGTACACCTACTCGTACTCGGACGCCCCGCGGTCTGGAGAGGAACAAGGAAAACATTTCTCAGCTGAGTGGAGCTCTGCGCACCATGACCTCCAGTCCATACCGAAACTGCTCCATCAACTCTGTCGCCAGCTCCTACACAGAGTTTGCG cgAGAACTCTCACAAGCTACAAAGTCCAGCTACAAGGCTGGAATTCTGAACTCCACAATCACACGCTAA
- the prc1a gene encoding protein regulator of cytokinesis 1a isoform X1, whose protein sequence is MRKSELHAAESVACLNKALDHLKDIWEEIGIPEDQRMQRTDAVKMHIKNLLDMMIAEEEGLKKRLLNSIESCRKELDGLCQELQLSPYEEDDGLSMLQLEKEIRTRLKVMMKQKNQRMSELKSLIQQDRELCDILCENPNPIDADRVPSAQQLHDYQQHIASRNQEKERRYAEFVSLKRQIITAMEDLEQMPDTSFERDVVCEEEEAFCLSLENITALNVLLSQLENRKAEIEAACVSYRDRITELWERLQIPQEERDSMAEHMKFSKKRNMDALHAEVECLEELKMKNIQNVIESIRAEIEILWEKCFYSLDQRQALTAYYSDNFTEELLTVHEQELQWLKQNYEHHRELYLGVASWQSNWILYQELEKKARDPSRFHNRGGNLLREEKQRADLQKSLPKLEKSLKSQIEQWEAESGSDFRVNGQHFMQYVEEQWNLHQLEKEKEKLERQMKKSKQTEEDMLYGTALKTPTKRRLAGTPTPGKSRKLNSTTSMVSSTPNTTLRSIGQSPSMRPPLSASRIGLGLRTPTRTRTPRGLERNKENISQLSGALRTMTSSPYRNCSINSVASSYTEFARDFVNIESTTISSENSHKLQSPATRLEF, encoded by the exons ATGAGGAAAAG tgAGTTGCATGCTGCTGAGTCGGTGGCTTGTCTGAATAAAGCCCTGGATCACCTCAAGGACATCTGGGAGGAGATCGGCATTCCAGAGGACCAGAGAATGCAGCGTACTGATGCGGTCAAAATGCACATCAAG AACCTTCTGGACATGATGATAGCAGAGGAGGAGGGCCTGAAAAAGAGGTTGCTGAACAGCATCGAGTCATGTCGGAAGGAGCTGGATGGTTTGTGCCAAGAGCTTCAACTCTCTCCATACGAG GAGGACGATGGCCTGAGCATGCTTCAGCTGGAGAAGGAGATTCGCACAAGGTTGAAGGTGATGATGAAGCAGAAGAACCAACGCATGAGCGAGCTGAAGAGTCTGATCCAGCAGGACCGTGAGCTTTGCGACATCCTGTGCGAAAACCCGAACCCCATCGACGCAGACCGCGTTCCGTCTGCCCAGCAGCTGCATGACTACCAGCAGCACATCGCCAGCCGCAACCAGGAGAAG GAGCGCCGCTATGCCGAGTTCGTGTCCCTCAAGCGCCAGATAATCACAGCCATGGAGGACCTTGAGCAGATGCCTGACACTAGCTTCGAAAGAGACGTGGTGtgcgaggaggaggaggcgttCTGCCTCTCGCTAGAAAACATCACCGCTCTGAATGTACTACTGAGCCAG TTGGAGAATCGGAAAGCAGAGATTGAGGCAGCGTGCGTGTCGTACCGTGACCGTATCACAGAGCTGTGGGAGAGACTACAGATCCCCCAGGAAGAGAGAGACTCCATGGCTGAACACATGAAATTCAGCAAAAAGAGGAACATGGATGCT CTGCACGCTGAGGTTGAATGCCTGGAGGAGCTGAAGATGAAGAACATCCAGAATGTCATCGAGTCCATCAGAGCTGAAATCGAGATCCTCTGGGAGAAATGCTTTTACAGCCTGGACCAGAGACAAGCCTTGACTGCATATTACTCCG aTAATTTCACTGAGGAGCTTCTGACTGTTCATGAGCAAGAATTGCAGTGGCTAAAGCAGAATTATGAGCATCACCGAGAGCTTTATCTTGGGGTGGCAAGCTGGCAGAGTAACTGGATTCTCTACCAGGAACTGGAG AAAAAGGCCAGGGATCCATCTCGCTTTCACAACAGAGGCGGCAACCTGCTACGGGAGGAGAAACAAAGAGCAGATCTTCAGAAAAGTCTGCCCAAG CTGGAGAAAAGTCTGAAGAGCCAGATTGAGCAGTGGGAGGCGGAGAGCGGCTCGGACTTCCGGGTCAACGGGCAGCACTTCATGCAGTATGTGGAGGAACAGTGGAATCTTCACCAactggagaaagagaaggagaaacttGAGAGG caaatgaaaAAGAGCAAGCAGACCGAGGAGGACATGCTGTACGGTACAGCGCTCAAAACCCCCACCAAGAGAAGACTAGCAGGAACGCCTACACCTGGGAAATCTCGCAAG CTGAATTCTACCACCAGTATGGTTAGCTCTACGCCCAACACCACCTTGCGCTCCATTGGTCAGTCTCCATCCATGAGACCACCCCTCTCAGCCAGCAGG ATCGGTTTAGGTTTGCGTACACCTACTCGTACTCGGACGCCCCGCGGTCTGGAGAGGAACAAGGAAAACATTTCTCAGCTGAGTGGAGCTCTGCGCACCATGACCTCCAGTCCATACCGAAACTGCTCCATCAACTCTGTCGCCAGCTCCTACACAGAGTTTGCG AGGGATTTTGTCAACATTGAATCCACAACCATCTCCAG cgAGAACTCTCACAAGCTACAAAGTCCAGCTACAAGGCTGGAATTCTGA
- the syt12 gene encoding synaptotagmin-12 — protein MSSSHSQDISDYHVSVIRDPPAWEVGVYLLGLLVLLGIVGVSLWKLWRSGSFPAPSPYPNFNYRYLQEKYGNSYSEVRQKCVAASNHRRASSASRKPSLQLADTPDGFRELGPLELMSRELEMKRSASVDSLCSISSIAQTFGHDVTVGQLEVTLELDARASLLHVTLHQAKDLMEKEEENFPGCYITVILLPDEINVGITRIQSNAFTVLFDERFSIPLDAASVDEYSLRFSAFGVDLDERSISAGQAELKMSDLDLSIRPFDAWLYLQDINKTVDAVGEILLSLSYLPTAERLTVVVAKAKNLVWTNGKTTADPFVKVYLLQDGRKISKKKTSIKRDDTNPIFNEAMIFSVPAVVLQDLSLRVTVAENTEDGRGENIGHVIIGPEASGMGITHWNQMLATLRKPVSMWHPLRRT, from the exons ATGTCCTCGTCACACAGCCAGGACATATCTGACTACCATGTCAGCG tgatccGAGATCCTCCTGCTTGGGAGGTTGGTGTCTACCTGTTGGGCCTTTTGGTTCTGCTTGGCATAGTAGGAGTAAGTCTATGGAAGCTGTGGAGGTCTGGCTCTTTCCCTGCTCCTTCACCGTACCCCAACTTCAATTATCGCTACCTGCAGGAGAAATATGGCAACTCTTACTCTGAAGTCAGGCAGAAG TGTGTTGCAGCTTCCAACCACCGACGAGCATCATCGGCCAGCCGTAAGCCCAGCCTGCAGCTGGCTGACACACCTGACGGCTTCCGCGAACTCGGCCCTTTGGAACTGATGAGCCGGGAGCTGGAGATGAAGCGCTCCGCCTCAGTCGACTCACTGTGCTCCATCTCATCCATTGCCCAAACCTTTGGCCATGATGTAACCGTGGGCCAGCTGGAGGTGACGCTAGAGCTTGACGCACGAGCCTCGTTGTTACACGTCACCCTGCATCAGGCTAAGGACCTGATggagaaggaagaagagaaTTTCCCAGGCTGCTACATCACTGTTATTCTGTTACCTGACGAAATTAATGTGGGCATCACACGG ATTCAGAGCAACGCTTTCACCGTGTTGTTTGATGAGCGTTTCTCTATTCCACTGGATGCAGCATCTGTGGATGAGTACAGCCTTCGTTTCTCAGCATTCGGAGTGGACTTGGACGAAAGGAGCATCAGCGCGGGGCAGGCTGAACTCAAAATGTCTGATCTCGACCTGTCCATAAGACCTTTTGATGCTTGGCTGTACCTCCAGGACATCAATAAG ACTGTGGATGCTGTTGGAGAGATTCTGCTCTCCCTCAGTTACCTCCCCACTGCAGAGCGCCTCACTGTGGTGGTGGCTAAAGCAAAGAACCTGGTCTGGACTAATGGCAAAACCACAGCAG ATCCATTTGTGAAGGTGTACCTCCTCCAAGACGGCAGGAAGATCAGTAAGAAGAAAACCTCCATAAAAAGAGATGATACTAACCCTATCTTCAATGAGGCAATGATCTTCTCTGTGCCTGCCGTCGTGCTTCAG GACCTCTCCCTAAGAGTCACGGTGGCTGAAAACACAGAAGACGGGCGTGGTGAAAACATAGGTCATGTGATCATCGGGCCAGAGGCGAGTGGCATGGGCATCACTCACTGGAACCAAATGCTGGCGACTCTGCGCAAACCCGTGTCCATGTGGCACCCTCTGCGGAGGACCTAA